One Shewanella sp. MR-4 DNA window includes the following coding sequences:
- a CDS encoding GlxA family transcriptional regulator, with the protein MRRITILATDNTVASGIIGFLDVFSFCNTYWRRVNPQAEQDLFECQVVSSHGGDILTNQGIKVPAVGLNTPSDILHSDAVILASAMVTNKNEFQTYLNDFEFLFEPLRLFAASGKPLAAYCSGTLILAASGLLDGREATTVWWLNEMFQRHFAKVNLRMDKLVVSDGHLHTAGATTSNMSLALHLVHILVGEQLASQMAKILLIDPNRQSQQPFMTMDLMTSSHKDEVIWNVQQWMQHHLTEPLLLDDIADKFALGKRTLIRRFKKALNETPASYVQRLRVDEAKRLLETTSLGLEEVVTRVGYEDVSSFRKLFIQLTSLTPRAYRQRFNTQQYEFDSDNCCEAELH; encoded by the coding sequence ATGAGAAGGATCACTATTTTGGCGACGGATAATACGGTTGCCAGCGGGATTATTGGTTTTCTCGATGTGTTTAGTTTCTGCAATACCTATTGGCGGCGAGTCAATCCACAGGCCGAACAAGACTTGTTTGAGTGCCAAGTGGTGTCGAGTCATGGCGGTGATATCCTAACGAATCAAGGTATTAAAGTGCCTGCCGTTGGGCTTAATACCCCGAGTGATATTCTGCACTCCGATGCGGTGATTTTGGCTTCGGCCATGGTGACTAACAAGAACGAATTCCAAACCTATCTCAATGATTTTGAATTCTTATTTGAACCGTTAAGGCTATTTGCTGCCTCAGGTAAACCATTGGCAGCCTATTGCTCTGGCACCTTGATTTTAGCGGCCTCCGGCCTGCTGGACGGACGCGAGGCGACGACTGTCTGGTGGCTGAATGAGATGTTTCAGCGACATTTTGCCAAGGTGAACCTGCGGATGGACAAGCTGGTGGTGTCCGACGGCCATCTGCATACCGCAGGGGCGACGACCTCGAATATGAGCCTCGCCCTGCATTTAGTGCACATTTTGGTGGGTGAGCAGTTAGCAAGCCAGATGGCAAAAATCCTGCTGATTGATCCTAATCGCCAATCCCAACAACCCTTTATGACCATGGATCTGATGACGTCGAGCCATAAGGACGAGGTGATTTGGAATGTGCAGCAATGGATGCAGCATCATTTAACCGAACCCCTGTTACTGGATGATATTGCTGATAAATTTGCTTTAGGTAAGCGCACCCTTATTCGCCGCTTTAAAAAGGCGTTAAACGAGACTCCGGCCAGTTATGTGCAGCGTCTGCGGGTGGATGAGGCAAAACGTCTATTGGAAACGACCAGTCTAGGCTTAGAGGAAGTGGTCACCCGTGTGGGTTATGAGGATGTCAGCTCGTTTCGCAAATTATTCATTCAGCTAACGAGCTTAACCCCGAGGGCCTACAGGCAGCGCTTTAATACTCAGCAATATGAGTTTGATAGCGACAACTGCTGCGAGGCCGAACTGCATTAA
- the mog gene encoding molybdopterin adenylyltransferase, translating into MSKAKIGIVTVSDRASAGIYEDISGKAIIDTLNDYLTSEWEPIYQVIPDEQDVIEATLIKMADEQDCCLIVTTGGTGPAKRDVTPEATEAVCDRMMPGFGELMRAESLKFVPTAILSRQTAGLRGDSLIVNLPGKPKSIRECLDAVFPAIPYCIDLMEGPYLECNEAVIKPFRPKAK; encoded by the coding sequence ATGAGCAAAGCAAAAATCGGGATTGTTACGGTAAGCGATCGTGCCAGTGCGGGGATTTATGAGGATATCTCGGGCAAGGCCATTATCGACACCCTCAATGATTACCTCACCAGCGAGTGGGAGCCGATTTATCAAGTGATCCCCGACGAGCAGGATGTGATTGAAGCGACCCTGATCAAGATGGCCGATGAGCAGGATTGCTGCTTGATTGTGACCACGGGCGGCACTGGCCCAGCCAAGCGTGATGTTACGCCAGAGGCGACTGAGGCCGTGTGCGATCGCATGATGCCGGGCTTTGGCGAGTTGATGCGCGCCGAGTCGTTAAAGTTTGTACCGACGGCGATTCTCTCGCGCCAAACTGCGGGCTTGCGAGGGGATTCCTTAATTGTGAACCTGCCGGGCAAGCCAAAATCTATCCGCGAATGTTTAGATGCGGTGTTCCCCGCCATCCCTTACTGCATCGACCTGATGGAAGGGCCGTACCTCGAGTGTAACGAAGCCGTGATTAAGCCTTTTAGGCCTAAGGCAAAATAA